The DNA region ATCGCCGACGGAGACCCCTTCGGCGCGGAACTTCGTGTCGAGCTGCGTCTTCTTAAACGAAATCTTCGGAGCAGGCTTTTCTTGCGCTTCGGCCTGCGACGCCACCGCGAAGCCGAACAACAGGGCGAAACCGAACAGCAAGGCGAAGGCAATACGATGGATCGGTCGGGTCATGAGATCGTTCCTAGCGGAAGCGTTGAGGAGGCATTTGCGAAGCGTTTAACAAGCATCGGAACCGCGGCCTGATTCTAACGGATTCGGCGCGTCGTCCCAGCAGGCGATTTAGCCCACACAGCATAAATCGCCACGAAATAAATCGCAACGACGCGACCTGCCGGCACCCGCGTCGTTTTACTTGCCATGTTACTTGTCGTGCTACTTGCCGATCGCCGCCCGCACTTTATCGCGATAGGTTCGGGCCTCGGCGATGATCGCGGCGGCGTCGAGCGTCTGCGGCCGACGATCTTCAACGACGACCTTGCCACCGACGACGACCGTCTGCACATCGCTCGCCTTCACTGTATATGCCAGATGCGAATAGACGTCGTACATCGGCACCTCATGAGCAGCGTCGAGGCCGACGAGGATGACGTCGGCCTTTTTGCCGACTTCCAGCGAGCCGATTTGGTCGGCCATGTGAATCGCGCGGGCTCCTTCGATCGTCCCCATCGCCACCGCCTCGCGCGCCGAGACGACCGTCGGGTCGAGCGTCGCGACTTTATGCAACTTCGCGACGGTGTCGATCTCTTCCCACATGTCGAGGTCGTTGTTCGAGGCTGCGCCGTCGGTGCCGAGCGCGACGGGGATCTTCAGTTCCAGCATTTTCGGAACCGGCGCGATGCCCGAGGCGAGCTTCATATTCGACTGCGGACAATGAACCACGCCGACACCGTGCTTCCGGAGCGTCAGCAGTTCGGCATCGGTAGCCCAGACGACATGCTTCGCGATGACGTTCTCTTTCAGCACGCCGAGCCGATCGAGATGCTCGATCGGAGTCGCCTTGTAACGCTCTTGCATCGTGGCGAGTTCCGCTTTCGTCTCCGAGACGTGAATGATGATCGGCACGCGATAATCGGCGGCGAGCTTCGCGGCGGCTTGCAGATGCTCGGGCGAAACGGTGTACGGCGCATGCGGAGCGACGGCCGGAGTGATGAGCGGGTGGTTTTGCCATTGCTTCAAGAAGGCTTCCGTTCCGGCCAGCGAAGCGTCCCAGGTCTTGAAGTCGGGCGCGGGGAAGTCGAGCATCGCTTGCCCGATGACGCCGCGCATGCCGGCCCGCGCGGTTTCTTCGGCGACGGCGAACTCGAAGTAGTACATGTCGACATACGTGGTCGTGCCGCCGAGGAGCATTTCCAAGAGCGCCAGGCGCGTTCCTGCGCGGACGAACGCTTCGTCGACCATCTTCGCTTCGGCCGGGAAAATGTAATTTTGCAGCCAGTCCATCAGGGCCTTATCGTCGGCCATGCCGCGCAGCAAAGTCATCGCCGCATGACCATGCGCGTTGACGAGGCCCGGCATGACGATGCGACCCCGCGCGTCGATGGTGCGGGCCGCGTCGTAGCGGGCGGCGATTTCGTCGACCGTGCCGATCGCCGCGATCTTATCGCCGACGATCGCCACGCTGCCGCCGTCGATCACGCGCCGTGCAGTGTCCATCGCGACGACGATGCCGCCGCGAATCACCAAGTCGGCACGTTCCGCTCCCGCCGCCGCATCGCTGCCGGCCATCCCGATCGAAGCCATGAAAACTAGAATCCGTGAAAATAAGATGACTGATGAAGCAGCGAACGGAGCAGGTGGCCCATGCGTGCGAAGACTCATCGTGAAACCGTTCTGAAGATGGAATCGTCGCGGCA from Planctomycetia bacterium includes:
- a CDS encoding amidohydrolase; this translates as MSLRTHGPPAPFAASSVILFSRILVFMASIGMAGSDAAAGAERADLVIRGGIVVAMDTARRVIDGGSVAIVGDKIAAIGTVDEIAARYDAARTIDARGRIVMPGLVNAHGHAAMTLLRGMADDKALMDWLQNYIFPAEAKMVDEAFVRAGTRLALLEMLLGGTTTYVDMYYFEFAVAEETARAGMRGVIGQAMLDFPAPDFKTWDASLAGTEAFLKQWQNHPLITPAVAPHAPYTVSPEHLQAAAKLAADYRVPIIIHVSETKAELATMQERYKATPIEHLDRLGVLKENVIAKHVVWATDAELLTLRKHGVGVVHCPQSNMKLASGIAPVPKMLELKIPVALGTDGAASNNDLDMWEEIDTVAKLHKVATLDPTVVSAREAVAMGTIEGARAIHMADQIGSLEVGKKADVILVGLDAAHEVPMYDVYSHLAYTVKASDVQTVVVGGKVVVEDRRPQTLDAAAIIAEARTYRDKVRAAIGK